A portion of the Pleuronectes platessa chromosome 15, fPlePla1.1, whole genome shotgun sequence genome contains these proteins:
- the p2rx1 gene encoding P2X purinoceptor 1: MKSQITNALADFFFEYETPRQVLVRNSKVGVVCRLIQLGVVAYIIGWVFIYEKGYQSTDTAVSSVFTKMKGVGYTSVNGYERIWDVADYVFPPQGDSSFVVMTNYIVTEGQTLGKCPELKGKNNCSSDADCEGGNLKRTGHGQMTGVCVNTTKTCEVLAWCPVEDDTIIPDPPLLMSAENYTLFIKNSITFPLFDVTRSNLVDGIDAAYINKCYHDPKDDPLCPIFRLGDIVRLSGFDFETIARVGGAIGIVVDWTCNFDVAVKHCIPKYNFHGLYGNPEEKDKTKASVGYNFRYARHYFEDKVQKRTLLKVFGIRLDIIVQSLARKFDIIPTLMAIGSGVGIFGVATVVCDLMLLYLLPKREFYKNMKFKHTDSHVPDPDSEAGSVETEASKK, from the exons ATGAAAAGCCAGATCACCAATGCCCTCGCTGACTTCTTTTTTGAGTATGAGACCCCTCGCCAGGTGTTGGTCAGGAACAGTAAGGTGGGAGTGGTGTGCCGTCTGATCCAGCTGGGAGTCGTGGCTTACATCATTGG ATGGGTTTTCATCTACGAGAAAGGCTACCAGTCCACGGACACGGCAGTCAGCTCCGTCTTCACCAAAATGAAAGGCGTGGGCTACACCAGTGTGAATGGATATGAGAGAATCTGGGACGTGGCTGACTACGTCTTCCCACCGCAG GGGGACTCATCATTTGTGGTGATGACAAACTACATCGTAACTGAAGGTCAGACtctgggaaaatgtccagag CTCAAAGGCAAGAACAACTGCAGCTCGGACGCCGACTGTGAAGGAGGGAATTTGAAACGTACGGGACATG GGCAAATGACGGGAGTCTGTGTGAACACCACGAAGACCTGTGAGGTGTTGGCTTGGTGCCCTGTTGAGGATGATACCATTATACCAGA TCCTCCTCTGTTGATGTCTGCCGAAAACTACACTCTGTTCATCAAAAACTCCATAACCTTCCCCTTATTCGATGTCACAAG GAGTAACCTGGTGGACGGCATTGATGCAGCATACATCAACAAATGCTACCATGATCCGAAGGATGATCCACTGTGTCCAATATTCAGACTGGGAGACATAGTTAGACTGTCTGGCTTTGATTTTGAAACAATTGCCAGAGTG GGAGGGGCCATTGGCATTGTGGTCGACTGGACATGTAACTTTGATGTGGCTGTCAAACACTGTATACCAAAATACAACTTCCATGGTCTGTATGGAAACCCTGAGGAGAAAGACAAAACCAAAGCATCAGTAGGCTACAACTTCAG GTATGCAAGGCATTATTTTGAGGATAAAGTTCAGAAGAGAACCCTTCTCAAAGTCTTTGGGATCAGATTGGATATCATTGTGCAGTCCCTG GCAAGAAAGTTCGACATCATCCCAACCCTGATGGCGATAGGCTCTGGAGTGGGAATTTTTGGAGTG GCCACTGTCGTATGTGACTTGATGCTGCTCTACCTGCTGCCTAAAAGAGAGTTTTACAAGAACATGaaatttaaacatacagattcaCATGTACCG GATCCTGACTCAGAGGCAGGTAGCGTAGAAACAGAGGCATCTAAA AAGTGA